In Pseudorasbora parva isolate DD20220531a chromosome 1, ASM2467924v1, whole genome shotgun sequence, the DNA window TACCCTATGTCCAAAGCTAAAGCCAGCATATTGTATTGTACCCCCGTCTGTATGCCCAAGTGAAGCCCCAGCTACCTTTGATGTACTTAACTTATGCCCAAAAGCTAAAGCCAGTATATTGTGTTGTACACCCGCCCGTATGCCCAAGTGAAGCCCCAGCTACCTTTGATGTACTTACCTTATGCCCAAAAGCTAAAGCCAGCATATTGTGTTGTACACCCGCCCGTATGCCCAAGTGAAGCCCCGGCGACCTTTAAATGTACTTACCTTATGCCCAAAAGCTAAAGCCAGCATATTGTGTTGTACACCCGCCCGTATGCCCAAGTTAAGCCCCGGCGAccttaaaatgtacttaacttATGCCCAAAGCTAAAGCCAGCATATTGTGTTGTACACCCGCCCGTATGCCCAAGTGAAGCCCCGGCGACCTTTAAATGTACTTACCTTATGCTCAAAGCTAAAGCCAACATATTGTGTTGTACACCCGCCTGTATGCCCAAGTGAAGCCCCAGCTACCTTTGATGTATTTACCCTATGCCCAAAGCTAAAGCCAGCATATTGTGTTGTACACCCGCCTGTATGACCAAGTGAAGCCCCAGTTAACTTTGAGACTTACCTGTGCTCCGAGAGAAGAGTCAGCGGCCTCTCTGTCCACCGTCCGTGTCCAGTCTTGTCATACTTACCTGTATGTTCTTGTGCAGTTCCATCGGCACCTGGACGACTGGGAGTTCAGCCCGCTGGGCCGCCTCGGAGTTCATCACAAGTGGATTTTAGCCTCCCTGTCCCCACCCTTTTCCATATTTTAAATAACTTAATAAAGTCTGTTTTAAATTTTCACTTAACCTCTCATGTGTCTGGTCATTCTTGGGACCTCCTCGAGGTGGAAACTAGGGAGGGGCGTGACTCACGTCATCTGTGGTCCGCTCCGACCTGTgacaaataggctgttcccagagtgctgtatcaagacACCTCAGTGGGatgtctgtgggaaggaaaaagtgtggcaaaaaacgctgcacaacgagaagaggtgaccggaccctgaagaagattgtggagaaggaccgattccagaccttgcgggacctgtggaagcagtggactgagtctggagtagaaacatccagagccaccgtgcacaggcgtgtgcaggaaatgggctacaggtgccacaatccccaggtcaagccacttttgggctacagagaagcagcactggactgttgctcagtggtccaaagtacttttttcggatgaaagcaaattttgcatgtcattcggaaatcaaggtgccaaagtctggaggaagactggggagaaggaaatgccaaaatgcctgaagtccagtatcaagtacccacagtcagtgatgtctggggtgccatgtcagctgctggtgttggtccactgtgttttatcaagggcatggtcaatgcagctagctatcaggagatttcggagcacttcatgcttccatctgctgaaaagctttatggagatgaagatttggtttttcagcacgacctggcacctgctcacagtgcaaaatccactggtaaatggttttctgaccatggtattactgtgctaaattggcctgccaactctcctgacctgaaccctatagagaatctgtgggatgttgtgaagagaaagttgagacgcATGACCCAACACTcaggatgagcttaaggccgctatcgaagcatcctgggcctccataacacctcagcagtgccacaggctgattgcctccatgccacgccgcattgaagcagtcatttctgcaaaaggattcccgaccaagtattgagtgcataactgaacataattatttgaaggttgacttttttttgcattaaaaacacttttcttttattggtcggatgaaatatgcaaaatattttgagacaggaattttgggttttcatgagctgtatgccaaaatcatcagtattaatttaattaatttttatcattacatttgaaaaaaaaaagaaaaaaaaaatattttatcacaatatgctaatttttttagaaggacctgtaagtTGGGGTTTGTAAGCAGAACTCAAACAAAAGAGTTCTTTTAACTAGTTCTTTTAATGTCTGCTTGTTCATTTTACTAGAAGAATGTGTGGGaactgattgccttaaaattctcaAGTAAGCTGAACTTAACACTCAATTAAGTAActtaattgcatcaagttgttcttacttaaaccattcaagttgTGTTGACATAATTCTATCTGTGAGCTGAGGAAgtgtactcccagaatgcattgcagcatgaatagaTTAATCACAGCGCAATCATAACTCTGTTTTATTATTGTtggctttattttaccattGTATTTGCTGTCTCTTGTCAGTATAACCCCAATAATGACAGCAAATGATCTTGTAATGGTCTTATTAAGtgtaaagaaaataaaataaaatgttatcattgttgtgttttgcatgctgaatgttaaaagtctgtgtgtgactcaagcatggtcaattgttagatattgtcacaaatatagaggcattatttcaacataactaaaggtcccattcttcgcgtattttcgaagctttgattatgtttacagtgtgcaatataacatgagttcatgtttcgcgtgtaaaaaaagagtattttcacacaatttacttatctgtatacctctgtttcctctgtcctaaaaacggcctgatgatttccttgttctatgaagtccctccttcaaaaatacgtaatgagttctgattaggccagcgcttcccgcggtgtgattggacagcagcttagtgcacgttgcccggaaagctcctgcctcttaccataacgggtagatacgcgcactcaatgttattgcaaaaatgtctatattgccttatcaatttgagccggaatcagacccggagaatatcgaagaggatcgattacaacctgctcaggaaagacttttgctggatgtttcagaatggtaaactgtctattcagtagtttaaactgatcattacaaacaccaacaatcgatggtatctgaatgaattactacacttttaaatgctaagtttttcggattagtttcaattaccatctaacgttagttaacaaagctaaacagtgttgcactttgtgtcatgagttacataaactgttaaacggaccaacttaaataataaaatacacatacCGGTTGTAGTCCATAAACAACGCCtcctccagacaaagagggaactgcgtcatcttttaagaataatctttctgcgaatccggcattaaactgattgagattgaggaagcagtcctcagcaaaatgtgcttaAATTGGGATTATAATTTTCTGGAACCGAGTTAAACAtgaactgtagccattgatctctacgtaccgcgtccgtgggaaggccaaacaaaggtgatttgactcctggatgaaaataacagcgtttcaatggcatggcgacaaacacactctacaaaaacagcgcttcctattctcgacctgcgagagcaaaaggacaatatatatatatatatatatatatatatatatatatatatatatatatatatatacaggccTTTCTtatccaactgaaatatttcaggtcttttgttgttttaatactgatgattttggcatacagctaaaaaaataaaaaaaaatcctatctcaaaaaattatcatatttCATCAGACCAattaaagaaaagtgtttttaatgcaaaaaagtcagccttcaaataattatgttcagttatgcactcaattcttggtcgggaatccttttgaaGAAATGACTGcgtcaatgcggcgtggcatggaggcgatcagcctgtggcacccaggatgcttcgatagcggccttaagctcatccagagtgttgggtcatGCGTCTCTCGccaggtgtacgctggaaatttggtgtacacacttttgataaatgagggccagtgtGTCCCTATACACTATAAAACCTATTACTATGATGTATTCCATTTTTTGGTGTAAAATTTACCTTAAATtttagtaaattaaaaaaaacagtatttatgaGTAAAATGAACTGTTATTTATGAGTAATATTAACTTTAAAGTATGACTAATTTACTCTAAACCTTTGCGAAATACTcttaaaaatacacaaaacCACACTTATGACATTGGCCTTTATTGTCAATAAGTACAGCATAactgttttgacatgtatacgatattttacacaatatttacaacatttaaactcaaacaatatcaaaagtaaaaaatgaaacatttaaaagtaattcaattgTAATTAACTGGTCTGTTATCCATTTCCACCGAATCCGCGCTGGttctcgagcctgagatggactaacggtctgcgggtggactttgaacttcaGAACGCCGTCCTGTTTCACCCATAGCCGAAAGATGCCTGACTCCACAACCTGCCCATAAACAAACAATAACCAACTGTGAGAATATTTTATCATCCAAATGAATTATGGGAATCTGTGGTGTCAGAGGGAGAAGACGATACATCCTGCTGCTCACTGCGGGGTCAGGCTGCATAATCATTTCTAAAACGTCACTACAATTCAAGCCACTTCTCATGTCGCTCTTTTCACCATCAAATGACCAGCAAGTGGTTAAATCCACttatctttttttgtttcttttttccatGTAGTTCTGAGAGCTGAGgtgcatatttttattttctcagacGCAAGTGTTCAAAAGGTCACACACTGCTATAATACTCCATAGAGAAGCCAGAAACTAAGCTTCTTTTGCAGAGTCCTAACTAAAGGGTTAATGGTGCCACCTGGTTATCAACtataaaaattacacattttacctcttcCCAAAAGGGAATACCATCAATCAATGTTGTATATGGTGTCATGGCTTAACAATAAAAGtggttataatggaagtcaatggggcaaaaactGCCACGAGGAGTAAATGAGGGAGAgaaaaatctgatgctgcacaaaaactaaaTGCAGCAAAGCCAATTGGTTTCTCATCTTTGACATGTCCAAGACAGTGATAAAAAGGTTCTggttctgataaaaaaaaaaaatctgttacaCTTTATAGCAGTTTAATTTAGTGTCTGTTTTCAGCCACGAGGGTAACAAAAGGGTAGTGAATTTGCCCACAGCGTATCGTTGAGTTTGTGAACATTTTTCAAAGCATTTTCCCAAAATGTGTAAAAAGATTTGTCACCAAAACTCATTCCATTTGCTGAAACAGAACGTTATGGCCAAATTAAGACTCAAAAACACCCCACAGTAGAAGAAAACATCCCAAGGGATGCAGAAGGGTTAAATAGCATTTGTAATGGCAATAAATCTAGGGAATTTCAGGGTATTTAAACATTACTTTATTTAGGACACTGATATAGACAAAACTTATACAGGATTGCCATTATAGCTCTTCCACCACATCAGACTCTCATCTTTGACTTACGGACCCTTCCTCCACGTCTTCGGGGGAGCAGTTCAGTTTTCTGCCACAGACTTGGATTAGTAATGCCAATCACGCAGACAGCAATTCCCTCCCCAGCATTCCCACTGCGTTTACTCTCCTCATCTGACCCCATTCCCAGATCATCCTCCTTCTCATGAACCACCACCGCACGTCCCAGAATGGAGTGAGCCCCAAAGAGCTTGGCCTCCGGGAGCGTCAGGAAATGCCTTATAACTCCTTGCACGGAAAGAAAGTTGCCCAGGTCTCCAGGGTGACTAGGGTGGTCAACGTCCTGCGGATTGTAATGAGGACCAACACTGACGCTGCCTTGACTGAGGTCTCCATACTGATGGATGTGGATGGCTCGAGATTGATGATCAATGGTAGGCAAACCAcggaggtttagtttcacttCTAAAGGTCCATTGGGGAAGAGCTGCTTAAAAAGGACCTGCCCAGAGATCTTTGGCTGGCAAGATGGTAAATTGGGGACAGGAGTGACTTCACAAGTGGCGTAGATTGTGTTGTTGAACTCCACGACTTCTGGGATTGGAGCCTCGACAAGCAAAGGAACTGGATTGTCAGAGAACTCTCCTCCTCGTATATGCAGCACCAGCAATATCAGAGGGAATTTTAGAATGAGTTTCTCCATGTTGAGCTTTAAAGCCTACAATGAAGAGTGGATTCAGTGAAATCATGCCATTTTGTTAAGAATGTTAGAATAAAATTCAGAGCTCCGCTTCAGGGAGCTTTGAGATTAGACATTTGCAAAGGAAAACCacaaaataaattgtatttttttttacccttgtgaaaaaagaagtgtttaattgtattgaatgtgcTCTTATGCACTTCAAATCTTGAAAGTATCATTTAAAAAGGTCTACTTGCAgataataacatttaaataaaactactattactttaaagtacatttattttgttgcgTTGACTAAAAGTACATAATTTGATCTGACAcgttatttaatattaaacgCAAGTTACTATATTTAAAATCTAATAAATTGCACCACCATTATTTATACAGTCGCATTTTTAAATACACAACATAAACACTTCAATAGGAATTAAAGTACTTTAGTTAACCATAAATGCACAGTAAAATGTCAGTAAATTCAGCAGTACAAATTAACCAGATTTCAGATGAGACAATTTAATATGAAATTACAGATAAaagaattttaaataataaaatacaaattatctgccaatggaaTGAGAAAAGtaatatttctgtttgggatATAAACAAGAATTAAATGAGAAGTATTTCTCACCTTATTTGCAGATAGTTTTGCTTGTTTCAAGCAAAAACACTTaagtttgattttatttttaagaaaacaatgaaaagtatcttatgtcattttacttaaatgcatcttgattaaatagatatttagactagaaacgagacaaaatCAGTAAGTAAGAAGCTCATATTTTTTGCAGCGCATAATGCATACTCTTTTTAAAAGCATgtcaaagtgtacttttttcacAAGGATAAGTAAACTAAAAgacaaaatgtatgtttttgattaaacaaactttttttgtttgttgtaaaAGCAGCAAAGGTACATTACCGTATGACTGGAATGTTGTCCTTAAACTGTGTGCAGACTGAATATTGCAGTCATAAGATTACTGTGAGCAGTCCTGAACTGGGTTTAAGAGAGCATTCCCTTTGCAATCAAACTTTGTATTATTGATGGGCAACTCATGTGGAGCTACAGGTTAACCATGTTAACTCAAATTGTTTACTAGAGTGTGCCTTTTAGTCACTAATTAAGGTCACCTGCGTCTCATTTAGCTCCCTTTTGTTGGCCTGTGCACTCAGGCCACATCCACACAAAGCCAGTTACATGCCAGACCAGTATGTGGCGCattaattctgccacagaaattaAAACAGAGAAGCAGAGtagtggctagaaggggtaaagCAACAGTTGGAAGTGAGGAAAATATcatgataaaataacaatacataCATTTGCTCAGGGTccgttcttcgtacctcgcttaatacgtctgagatgatttgacagatcctcTCATCGTGTTAACTGATCTCTGGATAATTTGGTTCTCAAATTATTTTGTGGATTGGGATATGTTTTTGGGATCAAATTATTATGTGGATTCTGCCAATATATAATGTTATCAATGAATAAACAACTTCActtgatattttctcttgactttT includes these proteins:
- the LOC137083126 gene encoding extracellular superoxide dismutase [Cu-Zn]-like; amino-acid sequence: MEKLILKFPLILLVLHIRGGEFSDNPVPLLVEAPIPEVVEFNNTIYATCEVTPVPNLPSCQPKISGQVLFKQLFPNGPLEVKLNLRGLPTIDHQSRAIHIHQYGDLSQGSVSVGPHYNPQDVDHPSHPGDLGNFLSVQGVIRHFLTLPEAKLFGAHSILGRAVVVHEKEDDLGMGSDEESKRSGNAGEGIAVCVIGITNPSLWQKTELLPRRRGGRVRKSKMRV